From Laspinema palackyanum D2c, one genomic window encodes:
- a CDS encoding UPF0175 family protein: MSVTIPDEILEAAQITESELKQEIAMLLFQQQKLSLVQACQLAGMPRIVFEELLISRNIPPYFYEIEDYELDIKNLNELGDL, encoded by the coding sequence ATGAGCGTTACCATTCCCGATGAAATCCTCGAAGCGGCACAAATAACTGAGTCTGAGTTAAAGCAGGAAATTGCTATGCTGCTTTTCCAACAACAAAAGCTCTCTCTGGTACAAGCCTGCCAGTTAGCTGGAATGCCACGAATTGTGTTTGAAGAATTGCTGATTTCTCGGAATATTCCCCCGTATTTTTATGAAATAGAAGATTATGAATTGGATATTAAAAATCTCAATGAATTGGGGGATTTGTGA